In the Canis aureus isolate CA01 chromosome 36, VMU_Caureus_v.1.0, whole genome shotgun sequence genome, GGTagagcttgaatttacaaccctgaaatcaagagtggcatgctcttccaactgagccaaccaagcacTCTTCTtacttctcatcttttttttaaagatttatttgagagagagagagagcatggtgggggggcaggcagagatagagggagaagcagactccctgctgagcaaggagccccatttgggacgtgatcccaggaccctaggatcatgacctgagctgaaggcagacacttaactgagccacccaggtgactccctcccttttaaagatttatccattttagaaagagagagggtgagcatgTGGGCAAGtcggggaaggggcagagggaaagggagaatcctccagcagattccccactgagagcagagcccaactcagggctcaatcccaggatgctgagaccatgacctcagccaaaatgaagagccactcaactgactgagccacccaggcactcctcttatttattaattctccTTACTCACCAGTCATTAATGATATCCATTAGGTATGACTCACATGGAAATATTTCATTAacactctttgttttaaagacaacCTTCATACTCAAAGGGATGCTTACTAATCCTCCCTGAGGAAGGGTTTATGCCTCAATCGGTTGACAGCAGCGTCAGTCATGTGATTTGCTTTATCCAATGAAAGATGAACAGAAGCTTCAAGAGCCAGTGTATGCTTAGCCATGATCTCATTTTCCTCTGCCACATGATTAATTGGTCATCAGATAGAAGCTAGATCCTAAGTGAAAATGGCATAGGCAGAGCTCAAGTCAATCTACAATGGATGTGTAACATGAGCAAAAAAGCAACCTCTGTGGTAAACCCCTCAGATTGGGGATCATCTGTTACTATAGTATAACCGAGCCTCTCCTAACAGATACAGATACATAAGTTTACTGAAAGCTCTATGCTTTCTACAAGCATGTTGTTGGTCCATATGGCCAGATACTACTTGATTTATATAGCAAATAAACATTCCTGGCATCTACTAAACTAGTAAAAGCTAAAAATGTTTTTGGATATTCAAAAACTATGTAtagttatttctatttctgtgatatatgtttctcatttatttctttcctatAAGCTTATGTAAGGCTCTGATTCTGCCTTTCTTGCTAGGTTTAGAAATGACACCATAAATGTGATCAATGCATGCTTCTTTtggtataattttttcttttacttgtctTGAAcacttctttcctcctccacccACATTAACCCTCCCACTCCTTTCAAGGTAACTCAAATTAACAACCTAAATTGCCAGGTTAAAGCAGTTCTTCAGCTTCAGTGTACAATCATGTGTGTGTTCATGCACATGTgtagagaaagtgtgtgtgtctttgtttgATTTACTAAAAAAGAAGAGGTGGGGAGACATATTTTACACCTGCTGTTTTTGTCAAGTCTGTATCTGAACTCCTCCTGCccaatcctgcttctcccttttccctccATTAGTGTTACTTCCAATAAATCTTTCACCTCTAATTCCACATGCTTCTCAAGAGAACCCAACCAGTACATTATAGATGTTATCCTTATTATGTCATCAGccttaatattttttccaaactaTTGTTTATGGACATTATGGTATCTATTCTACTTTCCAAGGggcgcctaggtagctcagttggttgggcgtctgcctttggctcaggtggcgatcccagaatcttgggatggagcccatatcagcctgctgctccctgtctctttgcctgccactctgctGCTTGTgtactcacactctctctctccctctctctgccagataaatagataaaatccttaaaaaaaaaaaaaaaaaaaagaaaaggaatacttTCCGACCTCTAGGTTTTACATGTAATCTCCTACCTTTTCttgcaagacttttttttaacattaaagtaTTTGGCCTTTCTatactttatttttgaatttagtttatatgtgtatacatttatataaattttttaaaaaataagatggtgggccgcttttattttcttcattaatcttttcttacCGAACTGAATTATCCCTCTTGTCATATGTTAAATTCTCACATGTATTTCAGTCTACTTCTGGGTTATCTCTTCTGATCTGATACCATATTATGTTCTAATATTCATACTCCCTTCACATCATAGCTAGAAGGATTTACCTAAAATACAAGTCTGACTCCCCACTATGAAGCTTTATTGGCTTCCCAGTACCAGCTGAATAGGGTCTAGGCTTTTTGGCACATGTGGCCATGGCTCTTGTTTACATCCCTGGCTTCCTTTCTGGCTATTCCACTTCTCTTCCTACTCCAGATGTTTAAATAATAACTTTGAATTTTGGttgcttctcaaatttttcagTGCTTCAAGGAGATCCAACCTTAAACAGACCACCCccagaatttctttctctgttcttttcaaatgtaaataagTCTTTAGGGCTAAGTAGGTCTCTTGCCAGTCTCACAACTTAGGAATGTCTCTTCAAAAACTATCTTTTTCCTTATCAaacccaacacccaaaaaatcaaataatccagttaagaaatgggcagaagatatcaacagacatttttctaaataagacatccagatggctcaacatcagtcatcatcagggaaatacaaatcaaaaccacaatgacataccacctcacacctgtcaaaatggctaaaattaacaaggagACAAGAGGTGTTCACAAGGATATGGTGAAAGGGAAAtgctcttacactgttggtgggaatgcaaaccagtgAAGCCACtcgggaaaacagtatggaggttcctcaaaaagttaaaaatagaacttagctacaatccagcaattgtactactaggtatttacccaaaggatacaaatatacagatttgaaggggtacatgcactctgatgtttatagcaacattatcaacaacagccaaaccaGGAACAGCTAGGTGGTTCAGTAGGCTAAGTGCCTAAgaattgatttcagctcagggttgtgagatcatgacctaggttaggctccatgctgtgcttggagttggcttgagattctccccctccctgtAGCCCACTCCTTGCTCCtatgttctcatgtgcttgtgcacacactctctctctcaaataaattaaaaaaaaatttttttaagtctaactcttgatctcagctcaggtctcaatctcaaggtcatgagttcaagctccatattgggctccacactgggtatggaacctactttaaaaacaaacaaacagggacgcctgggtggctcagtggttgagcatctgccttgggctcagggcgtgatcccagggtcccaggatcgagtcccatgtcgggctccccgcagggagccttcatcttcctctgcctgtgtctctccctctctctctctctctgtctctcatgaataaataaaatctttaaaataaataaataaaaacaaacaaaacaatagacaaactatggaaagagcccaagtgccCAATATTActtggaatggaatggaatattacttgaccatcttaagaatgaaactggggtgcctgagtggctcagccagttaagcttctgtctcccactcaggtcatgatcccagggtcctggaatggagcctcaAGTTGGGTTcgctgcttagtggggagtctgcttctccctctctctctgtccctcccccctgctctgctctgtcaaataaataaaaccttaaaaaaatgaatgaaatcttgccatttgcaaccacatggatggagctagactgtattatgctaagcaaaataagtcagagaaagacaaataccgtatgatttcactcctatgtggaatttaggaaacaaaacagatgaacatatgggaagggaaaaaaagagagagagagggggaagcaaaccataagagactcttaatgatagtgAACAAATaggattgatggagggaggtgggcaggggatgggctaaatgggtgatgggtgttaaggagggcacttgttatgatgagcacttggtgttatatgtaagtgatgaaccactaaattctactcctgaatattatactatatgttaactaacaatttaaataaaattttggggaaaaaatcattttttgaaatgaaagcGTCAAGGGAGATAGTTCCCCTATTTCCTGGTTTCAGTAAGAAGAGCCTAACTTTGATGTTTGCCTTACTCCAGTTTGAAAAACGACCTCCTTTTATAAAGAtatgagatttatttttcctctctataAAGCCAATAAGATGGTGACTCCACAATCACCAGGTGAGATTAGAATGAACTAATCTATGTGTGATGTAACAGGTTGTGTCTACTTGGCAATATAAGTGGGTGAGactcctttctttgtctttgcaATATTTTAGTGGAATGCCTGTGACGTGCACCACAGAGTCCATGCTTATTCAATGATGAAACTGGTTTCTGTCTTTATTACCCTCATGGAGAGGTTTCCTGAGTTGGGAaaagattttgcattttaattatatttcctccATAATGACCAATATGCATATTTTCTTGAGCATAGCACCAAAAGAGGGCAAACTcatagaaatttgttttctgggcagcccaggtggctcagtggtttagcaccgccttcagcccagggcctgatcctggagacctgggatcaactcccccatcgggctccctgcatggagcctgcttctccctctgcctatgtctctgcctctctctctgtgcgtgtgtgtgtctcatgaataaataaataaaatctttaaaaaagaaaaaaagaaagttgttctCTAGCCTGCAATCATTAAACACAACATGCAACCTAAACTTTTAGTGTCACAATCTTAGTTACCAGATCTGTGCTCCTGAGATCACCCTTCCTGCAATCTGAGAtgccttctttaagaaaaaaaaacaagtttgaaTTTTTCCTGGAGTTGTTCTGTTTTTGTCATGTTTTCCTTCAATCAAAAGCAAACTAAATTCAATTAATTTGAATTCAATAATTAATCCTATTGTAGAGAAAAAGTCATTTGATGGTTATGAACTCACTTTTGTAGATGCTGTGGTTGGCCCAATTCCCCTTTCAAGACCAAGCCATTGTTTCACCAGATGCTGGGAGTGTGGGCTGTTCTCAGCTAAGTTCCTCTCCAGAAATTGGCCTCAACCAAAGAGAGTCATCTTGTCCGAAGTCCAGACTCCTGTCTGGGAGCAGCCTGCACCCAAAGTCTATAGATAGGTGGATGAGGATAGAAAGTATGGGGGAAGGAGCAGGTATGGCTGGGGGAAGGGACCCTGGTCTCTAGGGACAACTCTGAAGGTCATCCTAGACTTTGAGACTCTGTTGCAAAAATCACAATTCAATTTCTTCTGCCCAGTCTTGCTTCCCTCACTCTTCTCAGGTACTCTTCCCAAGCTCAGATTCCCCAAAATTTCTGCATGCAAATCTCAGAGTCTGTTTCCCAAGGTACCCACTTCCAAAATTCACCAAggtgaatatttttccaaatgtcaAGCAGTTAGTGATATCTGAGAATATGATAGTAAAACATGATGAATATAAACCAGGGTTTCTTGACACCATCTTACAGTACAGGAGCTATGTTTAGGCAGGGCTGCTACTGGCCCATTCGGCATCTTtctatgaattagaaaaaaagcaCTCCCTTTGAATGGAGGGGCCTGTGGCTACATGGTTCTATGAGTGGAGCAGCAAGGGCTGGATTACATCCCAGCTAGCTCCTTTGGCCCTACACCCTTATGTATTGAGTAATCCATGTAACACTACATGCAGCCTTTCTTAGATTCAAAAGATCAGAGTGTACCAAGGCAATAATTGCCCACTACTCAAAAACAACATAGTTGCTGGAGGAGTGGACAAGTGacaattaaaagaatatttacacAAAGATGTTTAAAACATCATAGATAGGAGGGCACTAAGAACATGAAGCATTGCCAAGATGCCTATGGGtgggagaaaaatgaattaaaaggtGTCATGATAGTACCCAAAAATACCTCATGCATCTGAAGGAAACCAGGATatgtcaccccaaaatatgcctctttgacATACTAATGATTTTCAGTTGAAGACAATTAAGAAGCAGTGAATACAGAAAAAGTTCCCCCTTTTGTGCCTAAAGGcaggaaataaattcttttaCTGGATACAGACTCTTACCAGCCCCAAGACAGGGCACCAAAGGAATCTGCAAACTTACCTTTTGTTAAATTAACCCTTATCTTCCTAGTTACTTCTTTACCATTTACTATCTCTAGCTTAAAGTCCTTCATCTTAGCAATTACTCATAAatgtattgtttctttgtctaaaaggtataaaagcttCCTGCTCTGGTCAGTTCTTAGGTCTTCATTTCCTTAGTAAGGTCCTCATGTACatgtaaaaatacagtaaaatttgtatgcttttctctctttgccagtttatttatttttattttcttttaattcatgataggcacacagtgagagagagagagagagagaggtagagacataggcagagggagaagcaggctccatgcaccgggagcccgacgtgggattcgatcccgggtctccaggatcgcgccctgggccaaaggcaggcgccaaaccgctgcgccacccagggatccctctctttgccagtttaattttcagacccagCCAGGAACTCTAAGAAGGTCAAAGAAAACGTTTTCCTCCCAGAAAGATAACATCTAAAAATGAGTAAGAATggaaagaagctaaaaaaaaaaaaaacaaacagcagtACATCaattaaaacatctttaaaaagtcGGGGgtgagtacctgggtggcttagctggttaagtgtctgccttcagctcaagtcatgatcccttggtcctgagatggagccctgtgttgggctccctgctcagcagggagcctgcttctctgtttgctcctccccttgcccatgctccccctctctccctctcaaataaatcttaaaaaacaaaaaaacaaaaacagccgtTGGTAGTTTGAAGGTAACAGCAGGTAAGGGTAAAATAAAGGGGCAAGCCAAGGCAAACACTGCAGGACCGAGTCCACAAGTGGACAATATATTCTAAGCAATCACTCTTGAAGTCTTGCTGCAcatcttatttttgtatatatatggtGCTACTGTTTGCTCTTAAGGCAATATCTGAGAATGTTCAAAGGACTTTGCAGGTGGGATGTTCCAAACAAAAGGTCTTCCCCTGAAAAGCAACTGAAAACATGTATAATTATTAAACCATATTTGTGTGAGTGAATCAAGAAAAAGATTCTCTGATGATGACTGTTTTTCATTCTTATTCCAGAAGTAAGAGCAAAATGGTAAGGGATGGGGATAAAATGAAGGGTGGGGTGAGAGTTGCCTGTTCATTTAGTCTCTATTctataaacatttactgaggtcCTACTTTATGCTGCATAGTTGGTTCTATATTGCATACTCCTGCATCTAAGTAGTTGCTCAGAATAAACAGCATAACCaagtaaaacaattttataatgaATTTTCTAATAAATCAGTTATGGTTCCAGTCTAGACCATCTCTGTAACATCCTCTCTAAATGTATTACATTCTGTAAAGGAAACGGAGATCTAAACTGGACTCTGCTTCCttaagacagatttttaaaagtctaatccCTCACCTCTTCTATTTCAAATATCCAACCatcatagagaaaaagaaagcatctgATCATCCTCCAAAATACAATACGTTAATAGACATAgacacaagagaaataaaatgggaaCAGAGGCATCTTTTAAACATGTCTTTTCTTGTTGCTTTATCTACCAAGTCACTCCCTGATCCGAGCTGTCTCTGCACCTGGCAACTCTTCTACTGCTACACTTAGCACATTGAGCGTATAAACTTTCTATTTACTTAGCTCCTTCTTGCACTAGACCACAGGTTACTGGAGAGCAAGAACCAGGTCTTAATCACTGCCATATCCACTCCCTTAAAGTAAAGCCTGGTTCACAGGAGGCCCACAAATGGTTATCTAGAGAACACATCCAAAGGATTATTGAGAAAAGGACTGCCTAAAATAGATATCAGGAGTTAGAATCTGTGGCTGGAAAACTCAAGGGGCAGCAATGGAAGAACTGCCAGTAAGGGAACGCAAGCAAGAAGGAGGGCAGGGTTCCGTAAATCCCTGAAACAAGAACTATGCTCTTAACAGACTTGTGAAGGAAAAAGATGAGAGACGTTGGGATACCagcacaaaatataaacaaacggGATATTAGGTTTGCAATTTGTTATGTGTTgcacttttatatttatctttgtcAATGACATCTCCAGGATTTGAAACTTGAGACTTCTAAAACCATCCTCGCCAATCCCTCCCCGTCATCACTATGTCCAAGAGTCTCAGTTCTCTGGTTTCTCCTTAACCCTTTCCCAGTATTTTATTCTTACAGCTGCCACTTCTGTTTAGGTCCTCTGTTATTTTTCACTAGAGCAGTATGCTCCTAATTCAgttttctgtttcctgtcttttaaaaactgttctcTGGTCTGAGGACATCTTCCTAAAATTTGGCTCTGATTATTTAACTTCGTGACTCAATAGCCATCAGTGGTCATCTATTTGCAAAGGTCTCtagaataaaacttttttttttgcaaatggtttttctttaaaaaaaaatattgtatttatttattcatgagagacggggggggggggggggggcagagacacaggcagaggaagaagcaggctccatgcagggagcccaacgtgggacttgatctcaggtttccaggatcacgccctgggcagagggcggcgctaacctgctgagccacctgggctgccctagaataaAACTCGTAAGTCATTATTACCACAGTATAAATAACATGGCAGAAGGCACATGCCAGGGCAATGGAGCCCAATAGAATAAGGTTTTGAAAACTGCATCTCCCAGTTACTAGCAATGGAACTACACGAGTCCCTCTTACCTCTCTAAGGCTCAGACTTTCGGAGAGAAAGAATGGTAACTAAGGAGACTAAAAAAGACTGTGCCTAGTCTAGCGCCTGGGTAGATGAGAAGGGCTCAATATCTTTCCTCTCACCTTCCCATCCAGATCAGAATTTCAGCCTGGTGGTGCCCTTACCCAGCCCTGGACGTTGTACTCCACGATGCTGTCCTCTGTGCTCCTACAGATCTTTGATCACAGTTCATATATCATTAAACCTATTCTGCTTGTGTCTTACGAATTATAGCTAGCTGTAATTATTTTGAGCCATTAGTCCTTTCTCCCCTTCTAggttggaaaacaaaaaaaaactcaagatgAGGATTTGATCTTGTTCATCTTCTTTACCTCCCATAACATACAGCATTAGGTACTACACATAATAGGAACACTACAAATGTCTAGAAGTTGACTCGTATACTTTCATGTGTTTTAAACCaagttttaaaaccaaaaatgCTTTTTGCTTTAAGAATTAAaagagttgggcagcccgggtggctcagtggtttagcgcctccctttagtctagggcctgatcctggagacttggaatcaagtcccccttcgggctccctgcatggagcctgcttctccctctgcctgtgtctctgactctctctgtgtctctcatgaataagtaaaatctttaaaaaaaaaaaaaaaagcaattaaaagagTTAAAAGCTGAACAGAGAATTACCATTATGGGTCTTGAAATATAGTCAATGTTCCCTAAATCAGGTTGATCAATTTGTGTGTCACAGGCTGAACACCTACGATGGTGAAgacagtctttaaaaataaaggtttgcAGTCaaaaaagacttgaacaaaaGAGAAGATGGTAATAGCTATTCAAATCCACCCTTactagtaccaaaaaaaaaaaaaaaaaaccacaacaaaacaCAAACCACTCTAAGTTCAGTTCTAATGTTACCGAACGGTGAAACCATTCCGCTCTGGAATGTATTGATCTCATTAGGTCTGTATTGTTTTCACAGAAACCAAAGCCGGAAGTGAGCTTAAAGTGCACGTACAAATGTATAAGGACTTTTAGGGGGCTTTAGCTGAACcgtgccctcccccccccaaaaaaagaaagaaaaataaaaattacatttcctaTTTTTACTTTTGGTAAATGATATAAAGATCTCATCTCTGAGAAGATTAAAAGACACTGCATCGTCTTAAGTCCTCATCTCTGAAGTAAAATCAGCCGCCGTCCAAGTGCTCTGAGAGGACAGAAGTCCCGACAGTTGCTGCTGCTTTTTAAGGAGAACGTGTCCGAACGGCTAAGCCCCGGAACTGCGGCCAGGGCGACCCCGTGAGGCGTCGGGGCCTGCGCTGCCCACGCGGCGGCGGCCGAGCAGCGGGCTCGGGCGCGGACCAGCCCCCGCCAGGACGCGCGGTCCGCCAGGTCAGTGCGTCTCCGCGGCCGTCCAGGTCCTCCCCGGGGCGCTCTCCCCGTCACCGCTCACCGCCCGGGGCCCCGCcaggccgcccgccgccccgcccgcccgcgatGACTGACGGCGACAGCAGGTGCAGCGCGGAGTCCCCGCGGGCGGCGCGCCGGGCCGAGGGGTCGGGGCCGGGCTGTGGAAGCCGCCCTCGTCTCCgggcgcccgccccccgccggcctccTGCTCCTCAGCAAAGCCCGAGGGCACGTCCGCCTCTCGCAGGCGCCCGGCCACAGCCCGCTCTGCCCCGCCGCGGAGAGCACGGCCAGGCGGGCGGCGCATGGTGCCCTGCGCGGCCGCCCGAAGGCAGGGCCAAGCCCTCGTCCGCACCCCACACGCCCGCCCCCCCGACGGCCCCGCTCGGCGACCCCGGGCCGCGGCCGAagccgcccgcccgcgccgctCCCCGGCCTgcggcgcccgcccgccccgccgccccgccgccccgccgccccgccgcccgcggcgACGtcgcctgcccctccccacccccccgggtGGCGGGTTCAGGCCCCGGGTCCGAGCCTGCGCCCCTGCAGCTGCCGCGGCCGCCGTCGCCGCCAGGGGGAGCGTCCGTCGGGAAGCGCGGGGCTGCTTCCTCGGTGTGAAGACGCTTTCAAACTTCGGGTCCCCGGGCC is a window encoding:
- the LOC144306224 gene encoding uncharacterized protein LOC144306224, with the protein product MRRPPGRALRGGAERAVAGRLREADVPSGFAEEQEAGGGRAPGDEGGFHSPAPTPRPGAPPAGTPRCTCCRRQSSRAGGAAGGLAGPRAVSGDGESAPGRTWTAAETH